Proteins found in one Leptospira bouyouniensis genomic segment:
- a CDS encoding DUF2505 family protein has protein sequence MKYQVTHTFPVPLEKLLHAREERYKHLDQFPDLKNVTLLEEKKEGNLIHQKRKVSLEGSMPAVLSAALNDLSLLEESTFDITTNTHEFKISPPGKDNVFVIKGKSKYEASGSESTRSYDVDVVSSLLFVSPIVEKAIEEIHKHSLEKDRKSIAKFLGVET, from the coding sequence GTGAAGTACCAAGTCACCCATACATTCCCAGTCCCATTAGAGAAACTTTTACATGCGAGAGAGGAGCGATACAAACACCTAGACCAGTTCCCTGATCTAAAGAATGTCACCTTACTCGAAGAGAAAAAAGAAGGAAACCTGATCCACCAAAAACGAAAGGTGAGTTTGGAAGGATCTATGCCTGCCGTATTGTCGGCTGCTCTGAATGACCTATCCTTACTCGAAGAATCTACCTTTGATATCACAACGAATACCCATGAATTTAAAATTTCCCCGCCTGGGAAAGACAATGTGTTTGTGATCAAAGGGAAAAGCAAATACGAAGCCAGTGGTTCTGAATCCACAAGATCGTACGATGTCGACGTGGTATCGAGTTTACTTTTTGTTTCTCCCATCGTAGAGAAGGCAATCGAAGAAATTCACAAACATAGTTTGGAGAAGGATAGAAAATCCATCGCCAAATTTTTAGGGGTTGAAACCTAG
- a CDS encoding lysoplasmalogenase, protein MAKEIVLFVLFSIVHLLAIVTITKEDVFYLPSKIIPIFILIFGLIRFFPSLEKRGKLVAVGLVFSLFGDSFLAIPKEGYFVPGLGSFLVAQLIYSYAFTIDSKIKPILAIPFLLFGSSFFMILAPKLGALMIPVGFYISAICLMGWRAAARNSITKPFYLGLAGALVFILSDSIIAYSMFLNREMDRSVASLGIMITYYLAQLLIYSATKTEELDVQSVKNT, encoded by the coding sequence ATGGCTAAAGAAATTGTTTTGTTTGTTCTCTTTTCTATTGTACATCTCCTTGCGATCGTGACGATCACAAAAGAAGATGTGTTTTATCTTCCATCCAAAATCATTCCAATCTTCATTTTGATTTTTGGATTGATTCGATTTTTCCCTTCTTTGGAAAAAAGAGGGAAATTGGTGGCAGTGGGGCTTGTTTTTTCCCTTTTTGGTGATAGTTTTTTAGCCATCCCAAAAGAAGGTTATTTTGTACCGGGCCTTGGCTCCTTTCTTGTTGCCCAGTTGATTTATTCCTACGCTTTCACCATTGATTCCAAAATCAAACCCATCCTTGCAATTCCATTTTTACTATTTGGAAGTTCCTTCTTTATGATACTTGCACCAAAACTCGGTGCCCTTATGATCCCTGTTGGATTTTATATTTCTGCCATATGCCTTATGGGATGGAGGGCTGCTGCGAGAAATTCGATTACGAAACCATTTTATTTAGGACTTGCAGGTGCTCTCGTTTTTATCCTTTCCGATTCTATTATCGCATATTCGATGTTTCTCAACCGTGAGATGGATCGTTCTGTTGCCTCACTTGGGATCATGATCACGTATTATCTTGCGCAATTGCTCATTTATTCGGCGACAAAGACAGAAGAGTTAGATGTTCAATCTGTGAAAAATACTTGA
- a CDS encoding DUF302 domain-containing protein produces MLGLTVHRKKSFEDTILDTTDALKKEGFGVLTTIDVKQTLKDKIGVDFKRYTILGACNPSFAHRALQTTDEIGMLLPCNVVVTEEKNGEIKVSIFDPMTMTKLVQNSELETIAKEVQDKLVRVIHHLHE; encoded by the coding sequence ATGTTAGGGTTAACCGTACACAGAAAAAAGAGTTTTGAAGACACGATTCTCGACACAACAGATGCACTCAAAAAAGAAGGGTTTGGAGTTCTTACCACCATTGATGTCAAACAAACCTTAAAAGACAAAATTGGAGTCGATTTCAAACGATACACAATCCTTGGAGCCTGTAACCCAAGCTTTGCGCACAGAGCCTTACAAACCACAGACGAAATTGGGATGTTATTACCATGCAACGTAGTAGTGACAGAAGAAAAAAACGGAGAAATCAAAGTCTCTATCTTTGATCCCATGACCATGACAAAACTTGTCCAAAACTCCGAACTAGAAACCATCGCAAAAGAAGTCCAAGACAAACTGGTACGTGTGATCCATCACCTCCACGAATAG
- a CDS encoding ferritin-like domain-containing protein, whose product MKSLKKTSFIEAVAAAIEHEVQCFNFYLKLSESLPEGQIRELFSQLALDGDEHIKYIKEIYKSAEGKELPNLKQLSEIEKFHSSTIQKIMDRLDRNKNAEVKADEKKAIELAIREGEDARNFYATIRGKFQDPKINLLFQKLANFNESNNSLLEAQAMAMEQSTPADQVFYWEDEELLAQVNPPSKSQPKPKAQANPKPSQKPKTTSKAKPAPATKTSTKTVTKPANKAKAKKAVKKASKPSPKKAKPKAKPAKKKGKKK is encoded by the coding sequence ATGAAATCACTAAAAAAAACATCCTTTATTGAAGCAGTAGCGGCTGCAATTGAACATGAGGTTCAATGTTTCAATTTTTATCTTAAACTTTCTGAAAGTTTACCAGAAGGACAAATTAGAGAACTCTTCAGCCAACTAGCATTAGATGGTGATGAGCATATCAAATACATCAAAGAAATTTACAAAAGTGCTGAAGGGAAAGAACTTCCAAACTTAAAACAACTTTCGGAAATTGAAAAATTTCATTCTTCTACTATCCAAAAGATTATGGATAGACTCGACCGAAACAAAAATGCAGAAGTGAAAGCCGACGAAAAAAAGGCAATCGAACTTGCGATCCGAGAAGGAGAAGATGCACGTAACTTCTATGCCACCATCCGTGGGAAATTCCAAGATCCAAAAATCAATTTGTTATTCCAAAAATTAGCAAACTTTAATGAATCCAACAATTCATTGTTAGAAGCACAAGCAATGGCGATGGAACAATCAACTCCAGCCGACCAAGTATTTTATTGGGAAGATGAAGAGTTACTCGCACAGGTGAACCCTCCATCTAAATCACAACCAAAACCGAAGGCACAGGCAAATCCGAAACCGAGCCAAAAACCTAAAACAACGTCGAAGGCAAAACCAGCACCAGCTACGAAAACTTCTACCAAAACGGTCACAAAGCCAGCAAACAAAGCTAAGGCGAAAAAAGCTGTCAAAAAGGCTTCTAAACCATCTCCAAAGAAAGCCAAACCGAAGGCAAAACCGGCAAAGAAAAAAGGTAAGAAAAAATAG
- a CDS encoding methylmalonyl-CoA mutase family protein encodes MNEFLFSDFPEVSTEDWKNQILKDLKGNPWDKVTWETEEGFKIEPFYRKEDLPVLPRVFKRNPGWKVTESVTTNSEANSLSEKGVDAVILVSHEENGTHFGCKIVSPSDLETLAKSIGGIPLIVSLATRTPNFTQTLKKLIPSHNTVLGDFDPYGTALLCGELGCEENSIGTSFASLSGTKGFAGVGIHSLYLRDSGASISQELAYSLAWGVDYLNQHLDAGVSIEDAAANLWFWMGIGSDYFTEIAKFRVMRILWTEILNAYKPGLGESLPALILAQTSNFQYTAYDPYVNMLRGTTAAMSAVIGGADFISVSPFDSEYTTKQELGKRIARNAQLLLRYESFLDKVEDPASGSYYLEVLTKKLAETAWEKFQSIEKDGGFGASLKKGIIQKEITTRASKKREALASKKEILLGTNQYPLPTERHSELKDSISESEKRISYSEKSTYERLVPLRLSFEFDKWRNKTDLLVASGKKAPKVFLLTIGDLTMRKARAGFSSNFIGCLGYEIIDNLGFSSVKEGVTKAKELGAEIVVLCSSDEEYATYLPEFVSEMKSQLPNSWKLLAGYPKDLISQAESLGIDDFIHMKRNLVGFMEKAQTKWIGK; translated from the coding sequence TTGAACGAATTTTTATTTTCAGACTTCCCCGAAGTATCCACCGAAGATTGGAAAAACCAAATCCTTAAAGACCTAAAAGGCAATCCTTGGGACAAAGTGACCTGGGAAACCGAAGAAGGTTTTAAAATTGAACCCTTTTACCGCAAAGAAGACCTTCCTGTTTTACCGAGAGTTTTCAAACGAAACCCGGGATGGAAAGTCACTGAATCTGTCACAACAAATTCCGAAGCCAATTCTCTTTCAGAAAAGGGAGTTGATGCAGTTATCCTTGTTTCCCATGAAGAAAATGGTACTCATTTTGGATGTAAGATTGTATCACCTTCTGATTTAGAAACATTGGCAAAGTCAATTGGTGGAATTCCACTCATTGTTTCCCTTGCCACAAGAACTCCCAATTTTACCCAGACCTTAAAAAAGCTAATTCCTTCGCATAACACGGTACTTGGTGATTTTGATCCGTATGGAACCGCACTCCTTTGCGGCGAACTTGGCTGTGAAGAGAATTCCATTGGCACTAGTTTTGCCTCTCTTTCAGGAACAAAGGGTTTTGCAGGAGTGGGTATCCATAGTTTGTATTTACGCGATTCAGGGGCATCCATTAGCCAAGAACTTGCCTATTCCCTTGCCTGGGGAGTGGATTACCTTAACCAACATTTGGATGCGGGAGTTTCTATAGAAGATGCCGCTGCAAACCTTTGGTTTTGGATGGGAATTGGATCGGATTATTTTACTGAGATCGCCAAATTCCGCGTTATGCGAATCCTTTGGACAGAAATTCTAAATGCTTACAAACCAGGCCTTGGGGAGTCACTCCCTGCCCTTATCCTTGCCCAAACTTCCAATTTTCAATACACAGCATATGATCCCTATGTCAATATGTTACGGGGGACAACGGCTGCTATGTCTGCAGTGATTGGTGGAGCAGATTTTATTTCCGTTTCTCCTTTTGATTCAGAATACACCACAAAACAAGAGTTAGGCAAACGAATTGCAAGGAATGCTCAACTCCTCCTCCGTTACGAATCATTTTTAGACAAGGTGGAAGACCCAGCTTCTGGATCATACTACTTGGAAGTCCTTACTAAAAAATTGGCAGAAACCGCTTGGGAAAAATTCCAATCCATTGAGAAGGATGGTGGTTTCGGTGCCTCTCTAAAAAAAGGAATCATTCAAAAAGAAATCACAACACGTGCTTCTAAAAAAAGAGAGGCCCTTGCTTCAAAAAAAGAAATCCTACTCGGGACAAACCAATACCCACTCCCTACAGAAAGGCATTCCGAACTCAAAGATTCGATCTCCGAATCAGAAAAAAGAATTTCGTATTCAGAAAAATCGACTTACGAGCGTTTGGTGCCGCTCAGACTCTCTTTTGAATTTGATAAGTGGAGAAATAAAACAGACCTCCTTGTGGCGTCTGGGAAAAAAGCTCCCAAGGTATTTTTGCTGACCATCGGGGACCTAACGATGCGAAAAGCACGGGCTGGTTTTAGTTCCAACTTCATTGGTTGCCTCGGATACGAAATCATTGACAACCTTGGATTTTCCTCTGTAAAAGAAGGAGTGACAAAGGCCAAAGAACTTGGAGCTGAGATTGTTGTCCTTTGTTCGTCTGACGAAGAATATGCGACCTACTTACCTGAATTTGTTTCAGAAATGAAATCGCAACTTCCAAACTCTTGGAAACTGCTAGCAGGTTATCCAAAAGACCTAATAAGCCAAGCGGAATCCCTCGGCATCGACGATTTCATTCACATGAAACGTAACCTCGTTGGGTTTATGGAAAAAGCCCAAACCAAATGGATCGGGAAATAA
- a CDS encoding DUF1365 domain-containing protein, whose translation MYEADVFHMRTAPTQNKFQYKIFNFYIDLEEIDQLSHKSFLFSRNRWNLFSFYDKDHLQFGKDSVYENIKSFLEVSGVKEPIGKIYLLTNLRVLGYVFNPVSFYFCFDTTGNPLTAIAEVGNTFGEIKPYIGLFQKGNGTIANPDVYIREQKNFYVSPFIPLDSEFEFRLNFPNEKLQIGVDSYENGKRILITSFIGKKIRFQTKYLLKLFIQFPFITVKIITLIHWQAFKLWIKKIPYIQKHQNLEKQTGVPLGKISEPVPLTRND comes from the coding sequence ATGTACGAAGCGGACGTATTCCATATGCGGACCGCACCTACACAAAATAAATTCCAATATAAAATATTTAATTTTTATATTGATTTGGAAGAAATAGACCAGTTGTCCCACAAAAGTTTTTTATTCTCTAGGAATCGTTGGAATTTGTTTTCGTTTTATGACAAAGATCATCTTCAATTTGGAAAAGATTCTGTGTATGAAAACATCAAATCGTTTTTAGAAGTTTCTGGGGTCAAAGAACCTATTGGCAAAATTTATCTCCTTACCAATTTACGTGTGCTTGGCTACGTGTTCAATCCTGTGAGTTTCTATTTTTGTTTTGATACAACAGGGAATCCCCTAACTGCGATTGCAGAAGTAGGGAATACATTTGGTGAAATCAAACCTTATATAGGATTATTCCAAAAGGGAAATGGAACAATTGCCAATCCAGATGTATACATTAGAGAACAAAAAAACTTTTATGTCTCTCCGTTCATTCCTTTGGATTCTGAATTCGAATTTCGATTGAACTTTCCCAATGAAAAATTACAGATCGGTGTCGACTCTTATGAAAATGGAAAACGAATTTTGATTACTTCCTTTATAGGAAAAAAAATTCGCTTTCAAACAAAATACTTATTAAAACTTTTCATCCAATTTCCATTTATTACCGTCAAAATAATAACATTGATTCATTGGCAAGCATTCAAGTTGTGGATCAAAAAAATTCCTTACATACAAAAACACCAAAACTTAGAGAAACAAACAGGAGTTCCCCTTGGAAAAATCAGCGAACCAGTCCCTCTTACAAGAAACGATTGA
- a CDS encoding DMT family transporter — protein MKTSPPSFLRSVLELNLTILIMGNVTLFAKLLPFPAVTIISGRALFSVLILGLFFALRRKSILYKNFKDFSFVFGIGILFALHWVTYFHSIQVSTVAVGMLSLFTYPVFSAILEPLFGGKKPEPFALFLASFSLFGLFLIVPDLSWDNQMFQGVVWGVVSAVLYAIRNLLTKEMHVHYPSSQILFTQLFATSLLLLPFADGLSQMLAEPKYLLFQVVLAGIFTSLAHTIWIRSLSNLSVTTAGTLSTLSPIYGSLAAWYFLGEVPPDRLWLGGGVILFCAVMEVFRKQNENKPIEKGERD, from the coding sequence GTGAAAACTTCTCCCCCCTCGTTCCTTCGTTCTGTCTTAGAACTCAATTTGACGATCCTCATTATGGGGAACGTCACTTTGTTTGCCAAACTCCTTCCTTTCCCTGCGGTCACCATCATCTCGGGTCGCGCTTTGTTTTCCGTTTTGATCTTGGGTTTGTTTTTTGCACTCCGACGTAAGTCCATATTGTATAAAAATTTTAAGGACTTTAGTTTTGTTTTTGGGATTGGAATTTTATTTGCTTTGCATTGGGTTACATATTTCCATTCCATCCAGGTTTCTACGGTTGCGGTTGGGATGTTGTCCCTATTCACCTATCCTGTGTTTTCTGCCATCTTAGAACCTTTGTTTGGTGGAAAGAAGCCAGAACCCTTTGCATTATTTCTTGCTTCATTTTCACTCTTCGGACTTTTTCTCATTGTGCCTGATCTGTCTTGGGACAACCAAATGTTCCAAGGTGTGGTTTGGGGAGTGGTATCAGCTGTATTGTATGCGATCCGCAACTTACTCACAAAAGAGATGCATGTACATTATCCAAGTTCTCAAATTCTATTCACACAACTCTTTGCAACCTCACTTTTATTACTCCCGTTTGCTGATGGACTTTCCCAGATGCTTGCAGAACCCAAATACTTACTTTTTCAGGTGGTCTTGGCAGGAATTTTTACTTCCCTTGCCCATACAATTTGGATTCGGAGTTTGTCAAATTTATCTGTTACAACAGCAGGGACATTGTCTACCTTAAGTCCGATATACGGAAGTTTGGCGGCCTGGTACTTTCTTGGGGAAGTACCACCGGATCGATTATGGCTCGGTGGAGGGGTGATTTTGTTTTGTGCTGTGATGGAAGTATTTCGGAAACAAAATGAAAATAAGCCAATTGAAAAAGGGGAAAGGGATTAA
- a CDS encoding S1C family serine protease, translating into MKYIFKIIVQILVIFQTNTIIAQSVSLDFDESVFINLSESIFNDVKNSIVIVSVKDGENANTEAQTSIELGVGVIYNKDGIVIINRYALRNHTSNLEITLADGKKYPSKLVTIDEKNNLAILRIPNNSDLKPTRLPKNLKLSIGQFLILISHNRKEKSQNVITFISKMNFSDEIYPQSNYLTKESLLISSRARIKPVPGLLFNIRGELVGFSYLYFEDEIFTNKFAMATYILELESILNELDELKGEN; encoded by the coding sequence ATGAAATATATATTTAAAATTATCGTTCAAATTTTAGTTATTTTCCAAACGAATACCATCATTGCACAGAGTGTCAGTTTAGATTTCGATGAATCTGTTTTTATCAATTTATCTGAATCTATTTTTAATGATGTAAAAAATTCAATTGTAATAGTGAGCGTAAAAGATGGAGAAAATGCGAATACCGAAGCTCAAACTTCCATCGAACTTGGAGTCGGAGTAATCTATAATAAAGATGGCATAGTCATTATAAACCGATATGCACTTCGAAATCATACTTCGAATCTGGAAATTACTCTTGCAGATGGGAAAAAATACCCTTCTAAACTTGTAACTATCGATGAGAAAAATAATCTTGCAATTTTAAGAATTCCAAACAATAGCGATTTAAAACCGACTCGTTTACCCAAAAATTTAAAACTATCAATTGGACAATTTTTAATTCTAATCTCACATAATCGAAAAGAGAAATCACAAAATGTTATAACCTTCATTTCGAAAATGAACTTCAGTGATGAAATTTACCCTCAATCAAATTATTTAACAAAAGAATCTCTTCTAATCTCATCCAGAGCTAGGATAAAACCTGTTCCAGGATTACTTTTTAATATTAGAGGTGAGTTAGTAGGATTTTCGTATTTATATTTTGAAGACGAAATTTTTACTAATAAATTTGCAATGGCAACTTATATTTTAGAATTAGAATCGATTCTAAATGAATTAGATGAACTCAAAGGAGAAAATTAA
- the speE gene encoding polyamine aminopropyltransferase — translation MEIWYTEKLELEKGRAVSYRVTKTIESLQSPFQKIDIFETQSFGRMFTLDGVTMVTNKDEHSYHEMIAHIPMMSHPNPESVLVIGGGDGGTVREVLKHSSVKEVVLCEIDKAVVDISYKYFPECADAMKDPKVIHHYDDGAKFARDNKGRFDVILVDSSDPVGPAEVLFKEPFFRDMASALKPTGIIATQAESFWYHGDVITSLFEFIPKIFPEYGYYYTTIPTYPSGIIGFTFLSNAIDPYSVTPDPKRVPKGLKYYSPEIHKAAFVLPEFAKAYIKRKG, via the coding sequence ATGGAGATTTGGTACACAGAAAAATTGGAATTAGAAAAAGGGCGAGCTGTTAGTTACCGAGTAACAAAAACAATCGAAAGCCTACAATCTCCGTTCCAAAAAATTGATATATTTGAGACACAATCATTCGGTCGTATGTTTACACTTGATGGTGTAACAATGGTTACCAACAAAGATGAACATTCTTACCATGAAATGATTGCTCATATTCCTATGATGAGCCATCCCAATCCAGAATCAGTTCTTGTGATTGGAGGAGGAGATGGTGGAACCGTTCGTGAAGTTTTGAAACACTCATCAGTCAAAGAAGTTGTGTTATGCGAAATTGACAAAGCAGTTGTCGACATCAGTTATAAATACTTTCCTGAATGTGCAGATGCCATGAAAGATCCGAAAGTTATCCACCATTATGATGATGGAGCAAAATTTGCGCGTGATAATAAAGGAAGATTTGATGTAATCCTTGTTGATTCCAGTGACCCAGTTGGTCCTGCAGAAGTATTATTTAAGGAACCATTCTTTCGCGATATGGCAAGTGCCTTAAAACCAACAGGGATCATTGCCACACAAGCTGAATCGTTTTGGTACCATGGTGATGTGATCACTTCACTTTTTGAATTCATTCCTAAGATTTTTCCTGAGTATGGTTACTATTACACAACCATCCCAACTTATCCTTCCGGGATCATTGGTTTTACTTTTTTATCCAATGCTATTGATCCATATTCGGTCACACCAGATCCGAAACGTGTGCCAAAAGGTCTTAAGTATTATAGCCCTGAAATCCATAAAGCTGCTTTTGTTTTGCCTGAATTTGCAAAAGCATACATCAAACGAAAAGGTTAA
- a CDS encoding NAD(P)/FAD-dependent oxidoreductase: MKETLAIVGTGIAGLGSAYFLKNDFDLTIFDSADYIGGHTNTVMVEEDGVEIPIDTGFIVFNHVTYPNLLRLFQTLGVPTKKSDMSFSVQHDPTKLEFCGSGLAGLFAQKKNLFRPHYLKMLLEINRFNSTAPKILDNPTYDDWNLGRYMETFGYGKDILNYYLIPMSSAVWSTPPDLMLEFPAKSLIRFFYNHGFLGLSTQHQWYTVDGGSKEYVKRIIPPIQDRIRLNTPVLSVNRLPNGKVEIVLPEGKKEVFDKVLLATHGHLSAKLLGNPTKLEKELLPLYRYQHNTATLHTDDTDMPALKSCWSSWNYKIIESKEGKMEPYTLYWMNRLQNVSKKKNYFVTINDPGRVKESHTIKKIDYEHPLFSVEASLGQNRLPKLNEEGPIYFAGAYFRYGFHEDGFLSAVNVAKSILKRDPWT; encoded by the coding sequence GTGAAAGAAACATTAGCAATTGTCGGAACTGGGATCGCCGGTTTAGGATCCGCTTATTTTTTAAAGAACGATTTTGATTTAACAATTTTTGACAGTGCCGATTACATCGGTGGACATACTAACACGGTGATGGTGGAAGAAGATGGTGTCGAAATACCGATCGACACTGGATTTATTGTTTTTAACCACGTTACCTATCCAAATTTATTACGTTTGTTCCAAACTTTGGGTGTCCCAACAAAAAAATCGGATATGTCTTTTAGTGTACAACATGACCCCACCAAATTAGAGTTTTGTGGTTCAGGTCTTGCCGGATTATTTGCACAGAAAAAAAACTTATTCCGACCTCATTATCTAAAAATGTTACTTGAGATAAATCGATTTAATTCAACTGCACCTAAGATTTTGGACAATCCTACCTATGATGATTGGAATCTTGGTCGTTATATGGAAACTTTTGGTTACGGTAAGGACATTCTCAATTATTATTTAATCCCGATGAGTTCTGCTGTATGGTCTACTCCTCCTGATTTGATGTTGGAATTCCCTGCAAAATCTCTCATCCGGTTTTTTTATAACCATGGATTTTTGGGCTTAAGTACCCAACACCAATGGTACACTGTGGATGGCGGGTCTAAAGAATATGTAAAACGAATCATCCCACCAATTCAGGACCGAATCCGATTGAATACGCCAGTTCTATCTGTGAACCGGTTGCCGAATGGAAAAGTAGAAATTGTTTTACCAGAAGGCAAAAAGGAAGTGTTTGATAAAGTGCTTTTGGCAACACATGGCCACTTGTCAGCAAAACTTTTAGGGAATCCAACCAAACTCGAAAAAGAATTATTACCACTTTATCGTTACCAACACAATACAGCAACCTTACATACGGATGATACAGATATGCCGGCTCTCAAGTCCTGTTGGTCGAGTTGGAATTACAAAATTATCGAATCAAAAGAGGGAAAGATGGAACCTTACACTCTTTATTGGATGAATCGTTTACAAAATGTATCGAAGAAAAAAAACTATTTTGTCACCATCAATGATCCAGGCCGTGTTAAAGAAAGCCACACCATCAAAAAAATTGATTATGAACACCCTTTGTTTTCTGTGGAAGCATCACTTGGCCAAAATCGCCTTCCTAAGTTAAACGAAGAAGGACCTATTTATTTTGCGGGTGCTTACTTTCGATACGGATTCCATGAAGATGGATTTTTGTCTGCGGTGAATGTTGCTAAAAGTATCTTAAAAAGAGACCCATGGACCTAA
- the pyrF gene encoding orotidine-5'-phosphate decarboxylase codes for MNSFISKFHNRRDQLRSQLCIGIDPELEKLPKVCLESKSPLVHFSETIVRYTHQYAVAWKPNIAFFERLGAEGYFALEHMVHLMKEVSPLVPIVMDAKRGDLANTAKEYAKYFFQTLKVDALTVNPYMGRDSLVPYLDLGGYLFVLGLTSNPSSSDFQKLKTSENDLYLYEEVSDQMALLSESYPNQVGLVVGGTHPSEIESLRNRHPHLCFLVPGFGAQGGDLESIIRASGKEALINSSRGITLSTLAENYGEVAKKKSEEVHLMMNHLIP; via the coding sequence ATGAACTCATTTATCTCCAAATTTCATAATCGCCGAGACCAACTTCGGTCCCAACTTTGTATTGGAATTGATCCAGAATTAGAAAAATTACCAAAAGTTTGTTTGGAATCAAAATCTCCCCTTGTTCATTTTTCAGAAACCATTGTCCGTTACACCCATCAGTATGCCGTTGCTTGGAAACCAAACATTGCCTTTTTTGAACGATTGGGGGCAGAGGGATATTTTGCATTAGAACATATGGTCCACTTAATGAAAGAGGTTTCTCCCCTTGTACCGATTGTGATGGATGCCAAACGAGGGGACCTTGCCAATACCGCCAAAGAATATGCGAAGTATTTTTTCCAAACATTAAAGGTGGATGCCCTCACTGTGAACCCTTATATGGGCCGTGATAGTCTTGTTCCTTATTTGGATCTTGGTGGTTATCTCTTTGTATTAGGGTTAACCTCCAATCCAAGTTCTTCAGACTTTCAAAAGTTAAAAACAAGTGAGAATGATTTGTATTTATACGAAGAGGTGAGTGACCAAATGGCTCTTCTCTCTGAATCCTATCCAAACCAAGTGGGACTTGTGGTTGGGGGAACCCATCCTTCGGAAATCGAATCGTTACGAAACCGCCATCCGCATCTTTGTTTTCTTGTCCCTGGATTCGGTGCCCAAGGTGGAGATTTAGAATCGATCATAAGAGCCTCTGGGAAAGAAGCTCTCATCAATTCCTCACGAGGCATCACACTCAGTACCCTTGCAGAAAATTATGGCGAAGTAGCAAAAAAGAAATCAGAAGAAGTGCATTTGATGATGAACCATCTCATCCCTTAA